The proteins below are encoded in one region of Syntrophotalea carbinolica DSM 2380:
- a CDS encoding S1C family serine protease, with protein sequence MADDGAPPPAADNITIPVNVVDNDPLSSPPAATATHQSRGNPIEMARNATVLIQTPWGSGAGFFVDDRGHVLTNRHVVEYNRENINKLRERLEQLYNALVQEKKYLSSVEDRIAGLPPGGTKEQMKEQLTYRRSEYDKYKKLYDDLEAQKRKIEYYTPLSDVRITTIDGQVRGISDIRISDDFDLALISIKGSPNGPWTYLQPRFSALRQGDKVYTVGNPSGFQHTVTSGIVSGYRTYGSSTMIQTDAPINPGNSGGPLIDSDGRVIGVNTMILKNTQGIGFAIAIQHVWDEYSSNISD encoded by the coding sequence ATGGCCGACGATGGAGCGCCTCCACCCGCAGCCGATAACATAACCATTCCCGTAAACGTAGTGGATAACGACCCCCTATCTTCGCCCCCTGCCGCTACCGCTACACACCAATCCCGCGGTAATCCCATCGAAATGGCCAGAAACGCCACGGTTCTGATTCAAACCCCCTGGGGAAGCGGTGCCGGTTTTTTCGTCGATGATCGTGGACATGTCCTAACCAATCGCCACGTGGTGGAATATAACCGGGAAAACATCAACAAGCTCCGGGAACGCCTGGAACAGCTATACAACGCCCTGGTTCAAGAAAAAAAGTATTTGTCCTCGGTCGAGGACCGTATCGCTGGCCTCCCTCCGGGGGGCACCAAAGAACAGATGAAAGAGCAATTAACCTACCGCCGTTCGGAGTATGACAAATACAAAAAGTTGTACGATGATCTGGAGGCCCAAAAACGCAAAATCGAATACTATACCCCTCTGTCGGATGTACGGATCACCACCATCGATGGCCAGGTCAGGGGCATTTCCGATATCCGCATAAGCGATGATTTCGACCTGGCATTAATTTCTATCAAAGGCAGCCCAAACGGTCCATGGACCTATTTACAACCGCGATTTTCGGCATTACGTCAGGGAGACAAGGTTTATACGGTAGGAAATCCTTCCGGTTTTCAGCATACGGTCACATCTGGCATTGTTTCCGGATATCGCACATACGGATCGAGCACCATGATCCAGACCGATGCTCCTATTAACCCTGGAAACAGTGGGGGGCCCCTGATTGATAGCGACGGCAGGGTCATCGGCGTCAACACCATGATCCTAAAAAATACCCAGGGAATCGGGTTCGCTATTGCTATTCAACATGTATGGGATGAATACTCTTCAAACATTTCCGATTAA
- a CDS encoding efflux RND transporter periplasmic adaptor subunit, translating to MKKRIFFAIAILILLAGALTGIKVLQIRRLVQQGAAYTPPPTKVTAATAQKATWETLLNAVGTLEAMQGVTVAAELPGKVTRLAFQSGDAIQRGDLLVRLDTSSEQAQLPGAEAEVTLARLNLQRSDRLLAEHIISPAEHDQAVADYRSARAAADAIRATIGKKTVRAPFAGRLGIRQVDLGQMLSDGQAIVTLQQLDPIHVNFLLPQQQLAGLHAGLPVRVTADTLPDQTLEGTINAINPEVDSATRNVRIQAILKNPGEQLRPGMFVNVAVVLPTKEPVLTIPATAILYAPYSDSVFVIEDQKDEQSGEIQKIIRQQLVRLGTRKGDFVAVTSGLEEGQAVVTTGVFKLRNGQSVIVDNSLSPQFKTAPTPENN from the coding sequence ATGAAAAAGCGTATTTTTTTTGCCATCGCCATTCTCATCCTGCTGGCCGGCGCACTGACCGGCATTAAAGTTCTGCAGATCCGCCGCCTGGTGCAGCAGGGCGCCGCATACACCCCACCGCCGACCAAGGTTACGGCGGCGACCGCGCAGAAGGCGACATGGGAGACGCTCCTCAACGCCGTCGGAACCCTCGAAGCCATGCAGGGGGTAACCGTCGCCGCGGAACTGCCGGGCAAAGTCACCCGCCTCGCCTTCCAATCCGGAGACGCCATTCAGCGGGGCGACCTTTTGGTGAGGTTGGATACCTCCTCGGAACAAGCCCAGTTGCCGGGCGCCGAAGCGGAGGTCACCCTGGCGCGACTCAATCTGCAGCGTTCTGACCGATTGCTGGCCGAACACATCATATCGCCGGCCGAACACGACCAGGCGGTAGCCGACTACCGCAGCGCCCGGGCGGCGGCCGACGCCATCCGCGCCACCATCGGCAAAAAAACCGTCCGCGCGCCCTTCGCCGGCCGTCTCGGCATCCGTCAGGTCGACCTCGGCCAAATGCTGAGCGACGGACAGGCCATCGTTACCCTGCAACAACTCGACCCCATACATGTCAATTTTCTGTTGCCCCAACAGCAACTTGCCGGCCTGCACGCCGGGCTGCCGGTACGGGTAACGGCGGATACGCTCCCCGACCAAACCCTCGAAGGGACCATCAACGCCATCAATCCCGAGGTCGACAGCGCCACCCGCAATGTACGCATCCAGGCGATTCTGAAAAACCCCGGAGAACAACTGCGCCCCGGCATGTTCGTCAATGTCGCGGTCGTCTTGCCCACAAAGGAACCGGTGCTGACCATCCCGGCGACGGCGATCCTCTACGCCCCGTACAGCGATTCGGTATTCGTCATCGAGGATCAGAAAGATGAACAAAGCGGCGAAATACAGAAAATCATCCGCCAGCAGTTGGTACGTCTCGGCACCCGCAAAGGCGATTTCGTCGCGGTAACATCCGGACTGGAAGAAGGGCAAGCCGTCGTGACTACCGGGGTATTCAAATTGCGCAACGGTCAATCGGTCATCGTGGACAACAGCCTCTCCCCGCAGTTTAAAACCGCACCCACACCGGAAAACAATTAA
- a CDS encoding MATE family efflux transporter: MNIFPVAKSRLCGMKIESFALMKLTGPILTAHLAQQALAFTDTVMAGRVGATDLAGVAVGASLWIPVSLFIYGVLLAVTPMVAQMHGAGRTTETGPLVRRGLWVALPMVVMAMLMLRHAGGVFVLMEVIPQVASIASNYLKAIAWGLPAAAVFFLLRNLSEGMGLARPSMLIGLASLPINVAANFVFIYGKLGFPALGGVGCGWASTLTLWFMCGCMCATILWGRGYAVTHCFDFRRSCGEEGAMHILRLGFPIGCSLLVESSVFALIALFLAPLGASVVASHQITLNYSATVFMIPLSVSSAITIRVGHAVGSRARDLARLTTRTGLLMNTVIAIMTAAFTVFFAEQIACLYTFDRQVIGMVVGLLYLNALYQVSDAFQVGAIAALRGYKDTRVPLLLILVAFWGIAMPLGYSLSLTSFWGAPMGAKGFWISLVVGLSISAVLLGGRLCRLQRGMARMENGGE; the protein is encoded by the coding sequence ATGAACATTTTTCCGGTAGCGAAATCGCGACTATGCGGAATGAAGATCGAAAGTTTCGCTCTGATGAAACTGACGGGCCCCATTTTGACGGCACACCTTGCGCAACAGGCCCTTGCCTTTACGGATACGGTCATGGCCGGGCGGGTCGGTGCCACTGATCTGGCCGGCGTGGCGGTTGGGGCCAGTTTGTGGATCCCTGTTTCGTTGTTCATCTATGGGGTATTGTTGGCCGTGACGCCGATGGTCGCTCAAATGCATGGGGCAGGCCGAACCACAGAGACCGGCCCTTTGGTGCGTCGTGGGCTATGGGTAGCCTTGCCGATGGTGGTTATGGCTATGCTTATGTTACGTCATGCCGGCGGGGTCTTTGTTCTTATGGAGGTGATTCCACAGGTCGCTTCGATTGCATCAAATTATCTCAAGGCGATAGCCTGGGGCTTGCCGGCTGCGGCGGTCTTTTTTTTATTGCGAAATCTCAGCGAGGGAATGGGGTTGGCCCGGCCGAGCATGCTTATCGGTCTGGCGAGCCTGCCGATAAATGTTGCTGCAAACTTTGTGTTTATCTATGGCAAACTCGGTTTTCCAGCGCTTGGCGGGGTTGGTTGCGGGTGGGCCTCGACTCTCACGTTGTGGTTTATGTGCGGATGTATGTGTGCAACCATTTTATGGGGGCGGGGCTACGCCGTTACGCATTGTTTTGATTTTCGCCGGTCCTGTGGAGAAGAAGGGGCCATGCATATCCTGCGTCTCGGTTTCCCTATCGGGTGTTCTTTGCTTGTGGAGTCGAGTGTTTTCGCCCTGATTGCGCTTTTTCTTGCGCCGTTAGGGGCAAGCGTAGTGGCTTCCCATCAGATCACCCTGAATTATTCGGCCACGGTCTTCATGATCCCATTGAGTGTTTCAAGCGCCATTACCATCAGGGTGGGCCATGCCGTCGGATCGAGGGCTCGGGACCTGGCTCGTCTGACGACCAGGACCGGTTTACTGATGAATACGGTGATTGCAATTATGACCGCGGCTTTTACGGTGTTTTTCGCTGAACAGATTGCCTGTCTTTATACCTTCGATCGCCAGGTTATTGGCATGGTAGTGGGGTTGTTGTACCTCAATGCCCTTTATCAGGTTTCCGATGCGTTTCAGGTTGGCGCCATCGCCGCCTTAAGAGGTTACAAAGACACCCGTGTTCCTTTGTTGCTGATACTGGTCGCATTTTGGGGCATTGCCATGCCTTTGGGGTACAGCCTTTCATTGACCTCTTTCTGGGGAGCGCCCATGGGGGCCAAGGGATTCTGGATAAGTCTGGTCGTCGGGCTGAGTATTTCAGCGGTGTTGCTGGGGGGACGGTTGTGCCGGTTACAACGCGGGATGGCAAGGATGGAGAACGGCGGAGAATGA
- the trpB gene encoding tryptophan synthase subunit beta: protein MDKRGYFSGFGGCFIPEILNETFEELVKAYEAAKADPAFWQEYIDVMSNYSCRPTPLTFAENLTNHFGGARIYIKREDLNHTGAHKANNVMGQGLLVKRMGKKRVIAETGAGQHGVATATMAARMGFECTIYMGEEDVERQRPNVFWMERLGATVVPVTDGSRTLKDAINEAFRDWVSNMDTTHYVLGTACGPHPFPEMVAWFQSIIGIEARKQILEHEGRLPKSVYACVGGGSNAMGLFSGFMDDPVELVGVEAGGKGLDSGKHAARLSSKDASVGVAQGYKTYFLQDHDGQMKDTHSISAGLDYVGVSPILAHLQAIGRARFEAATDAEVLEAVTLTMRKEGLIPALESSHAFAQAFKEAPSLSKDDIVIINQSGRGDKDIFTVADAFNDPAWKEFIKHKAEQYDA from the coding sequence ATGGATAAACGCGGTTACTTTTCCGGATTCGGCGGCTGTTTCATCCCCGAAATCCTCAACGAAACCTTCGAGGAACTGGTCAAGGCCTATGAAGCGGCCAAGGCCGACCCGGCTTTCTGGCAGGAATACATCGACGTCATGTCGAACTACTCGTGCCGCCCCACTCCGCTGACCTTCGCCGAAAACCTCACCAACCATTTCGGCGGAGCACGCATCTACATCAAGCGCGAGGACCTCAACCACACCGGCGCCCACAAGGCCAACAACGTCATGGGCCAGGGACTGCTGGTCAAACGCATGGGCAAAAAACGCGTCATCGCCGAAACCGGCGCCGGGCAGCACGGTGTGGCCACCGCCACCATGGCGGCGCGCATGGGTTTCGAGTGCACCATCTACATGGGCGAGGAAGACGTGGAACGTCAGCGTCCCAACGTGTTCTGGATGGAGCGTCTCGGCGCCACGGTGGTACCGGTAACAGACGGCTCACGCACCCTCAAGGACGCCATCAACGAGGCCTTCCGCGACTGGGTATCGAACATGGACACCACCCATTACGTCCTCGGTACCGCCTGCGGGCCGCACCCCTTCCCGGAGATGGTGGCCTGGTTCCAGTCGATCATCGGCATCGAAGCGCGCAAACAGATCCTGGAGCACGAGGGACGCCTGCCGAAGAGCGTCTACGCCTGCGTCGGCGGCGGTTCCAACGCCATGGGGCTGTTTTCCGGTTTCATGGACGATCCGGTGGAGCTGGTCGGGGTCGAGGCCGGCGGCAAGGGACTGGACAGCGGCAAACACGCCGCCCGCCTCAGCTCCAAGGACGCCAGCGTCGGCGTGGCCCAGGGTTACAAAACCTACTTTTTACAGGATCATGATGGCCAGATGAAGGACACCCACAGCATTTCTGCGGGGCTCGACTACGTCGGCGTTTCGCCGATCCTGGCGCATTTGCAGGCCATCGGCCGTGCACGGTTCGAAGCGGCCACCGATGCCGAGGTGCTCGAAGCGGTGACCCTGACCATGCGCAAAGAGGGGCTGATCCCCGCTCTGGAATCGTCCCATGCCTTCGCGCAGGCCTTCAAGGAGGCCCCGTCCCTGTCGAAAGACGACATCGTCATCATCAATCAGTCCGGTCGCGGCGACAAGGACATCTTCACCGTCGCCGACGCCTTCAACGACCCGGCCTGGAAGGAATTCATCAAACACAAGGCGGAGCAATACGATGCTTGA
- a CDS encoding alpha/beta hydrolase: MSGPFILDHDAISARLFYPWPDPFLDPFYVKGAAGRLGCWYGNFFPEGMTMFRFHGNGETVREYRDDFSGQVADLKINLLLAEYRGYGMAEGRPLLADMLKDFPAIVEATGVSADRVIFFGRALGSLYAVHAAALYPRAAGLVVESGIADPLELIMERVRPKQMNISPEALRNAVERVFDQRGNLAGFSGRTVIMHTRNDELISVSHGESLYALAGGAKRLVVFERGYHNNIREVNENAYWGHLREVVRECSG, encoded by the coding sequence ATGAGCGGCCCGTTTATTCTTGATCACGATGCAATTTCCGCACGGCTTTTTTATCCCTGGCCCGACCCGTTTCTCGATCCATTTTACGTGAAAGGAGCCGCCGGCCGCCTGGGGTGCTGGTACGGTAACTTTTTCCCGGAGGGGATGACCATGTTTCGATTTCATGGCAACGGCGAAACAGTCAGGGAATATCGCGACGACTTTTCCGGGCAAGTGGCCGATTTAAAAATCAACCTGCTGCTCGCGGAATATCGCGGTTACGGTATGGCGGAGGGGCGGCCTCTTTTGGCTGATATGTTGAAGGACTTTCCCGCTATTGTCGAGGCTACCGGAGTGTCCGCCGACCGGGTGATCTTTTTCGGTCGTGCCCTTGGGTCTCTGTATGCCGTTCATGCCGCCGCACTTTACCCCCGCGCGGCAGGATTGGTGGTCGAGAGTGGCATCGCCGATCCCCTCGAATTGATAATGGAACGGGTGCGTCCGAAACAAATGAATATCTCTCCGGAGGCGTTGCGGAACGCTGTGGAGAGGGTATTTGATCAACGGGGAAATCTTGCGGGATTCTCCGGACGCACCGTAATCATGCATACCCGTAATGATGAGTTGATATCGGTTTCCCATGGCGAATCGCTTTATGCCCTGGCCGGTGGTGCGAAGCGGCTTGTGGTTTTTGAACGGGGTTATCACAATAATATTCGCGAGGTTAACGAAAACGCCTATTGGGGCCACCTGCGAGAAGTGGTCAGAGAATGTAGCGGTTAA
- the trpA gene encoding tryptophan synthase subunit alpha, which translates to MLETTIRNKLAQKDILLMTHIVIGYPDLDTSFEVVRTMVEAGVDLMELQIPFSEPMADGPVILKANQDALATGITVDECFDFAEKVAAAYDIPFLFMTYYNILFKYGVEAFAERMAKCGLCGAIVPDLPPEEADDYLAAMNKHGMAPIFIYAPNTTEARMQRIAEHGKGFIYCMARKGVTGLQTDFSGQLGDHLDHCRASTQLPLALGFGVKDRADVEFIKGKADIAVVGSQAIRVLDEGGVPAVEAFIRSLR; encoded by the coding sequence ATGCTTGAGACGACCATCCGCAACAAACTGGCGCAAAAGGATATCCTGCTGATGACCCATATCGTCATCGGCTACCCGGATCTGGACACCTCTTTCGAAGTGGTCCGCACCATGGTGGAGGCCGGGGTCGACCTGATGGAATTGCAGATCCCCTTTTCCGAGCCGATGGCCGACGGACCGGTAATCCTCAAGGCCAACCAGGACGCCCTGGCCACCGGCATCACCGTCGATGAGTGCTTCGATTTCGCGGAAAAGGTCGCCGCAGCCTACGACATCCCGTTTCTGTTCATGACCTATTACAACATCCTGTTCAAATACGGGGTCGAAGCGTTTGCCGAACGCATGGCCAAATGCGGATTGTGCGGAGCTATCGTGCCCGACCTGCCGCCGGAAGAGGCCGACGACTATTTGGCGGCCATGAACAAACACGGCATGGCGCCGATCTTCATCTACGCCCCCAATACCACCGAAGCCCGCATGCAGCGCATCGCCGAACACGGCAAAGGTTTCATCTATTGCATGGCGCGCAAGGGGGTCACGGGGCTGCAGACCGATTTTTCCGGACAGCTCGGCGATCATCTGGACCATTGCCGCGCTTCGACGCAGCTGCCGCTGGCCCTCGGGTTCGGCGTCAAGGATCGCGCCGATGTGGAGTTTATCAAAGGCAAAGCCGATATCGCCGTGGTCGGCTCCCAGGCTATCCGGGTGTTGGATGAAGGAGGCGTGCCGGCGGTGGAAGCATTTATCCGCAGTCTACGTTAA
- a CDS encoding efflux RND transporter permease subunit, translated as MKFTDIFIRRPVLALVVSLLITIAGLQAIRTLNVRQYPRSENAAITVTTVYVGASADLVRGFITTPLERAIAAADGIDYIESQSAKGTSTIKVRLKLNYDSTKALAEISSKVDQVRNDLPPEAEVPILNIESADSEFASAYLSFSSDVLLQNEITDYLMRVVQPRLSAVEGVQRAEILGARTFAMRIWLKPDRMAAFHITPMQVREALAANNYLSAVGQTKGALIQVNLTADTNLQTVEEFRHLVIHQQDDAIVRLADIADVVLGAEDYDTEVRFSGQTAVFMGIWALPNANSLDVIRRIRVEMESIRKDLPTGLEGRLAYDATDYINNAIHEVIETLGDTLIIVILVIFLFLGSMRSVLVPVVAIPLSLIGAVFLMQSFGFTVNLLTLLAIVLSVGLVVDDAIVVVENVERHLREGQSPMQAAILGARELVGPIIAMTITLAAVYAPIGLQGGLTGALFREFAFTLAGAVTISGVVALTLSPMMSAQLLRPDIEEHGLAARIARTFERLRNGYARLLDATLAMRPAVYTVWIVVGLLSIPMYMMSPVELAPTEDQGVIFGILDAPANATLDQTSRYAAAANDVFFSAPETEFTFQITNPSAGFGGMVTKPWQQRQRTVFQILPEIHQKLQDIPGIRMFPVTPPALPGGGQFPVEFVIASTADTERILEFTQQLQLKAIQSGMFAFPPLIDVKIDKPETEFIIDRDKVAMLGLDLSQVGADLGAMVGGNFVNRFDISGRSYKVIPQIERSGRLTPEQLQNIYVTGPDGQLVPLSTVASLRDSTVPRSLNRFQQLNAVKLSGVSVRPLDEALTFLETEAAKILPDGYSIDYTGESRQLRTEGNRFLPAFSLAVILIFLVLAAQFNSFRDPFVILFGSVPLAMFGAMIFTFLKMPDPNVPFWTNGWTTTLNIYSQVGLVTLVGLVAKNGILIVEFANQLQLQGHSKLEAVRGASLTRLRPILMTSVATIAGHFPLTLVTGAGAAARNSIGLVLVGGMFVGTIFTLFIVPSIYMLVARDHARDIKRREAMAKV; from the coding sequence ATGAAATTTACCGACATCTTTATCCGCCGTCCGGTACTGGCCCTGGTGGTCAGCCTCCTCATCACCATAGCCGGCCTGCAGGCCATCCGCACCCTCAACGTACGCCAGTATCCCCGCAGCGAAAACGCCGCCATCACGGTGACCACCGTCTATGTCGGAGCCAGCGCCGATCTGGTGCGGGGCTTTATCACCACCCCCCTGGAGCGGGCCATCGCCGCCGCCGACGGCATCGATTACATCGAGTCCCAGAGCGCCAAGGGAACCTCGACCATCAAGGTACGGCTAAAACTCAACTACGATTCGACCAAAGCCCTGGCCGAGATCAGCTCCAAGGTCGACCAGGTCCGCAACGACCTGCCGCCGGAAGCCGAGGTGCCGATCCTCAATATCGAATCGGCCGACAGCGAATTCGCCTCGGCCTACCTGAGTTTTTCCTCCGATGTGCTGCTGCAGAACGAGATCACCGACTACCTGATGCGTGTGGTGCAACCGCGGCTGTCGGCGGTCGAAGGGGTGCAACGGGCCGAAATCCTCGGCGCCCGCACCTTCGCCATGCGCATCTGGCTCAAACCCGACCGCATGGCGGCCTTTCATATCACGCCGATGCAGGTCCGCGAGGCGCTGGCCGCCAACAACTACCTGTCGGCCGTGGGGCAGACCAAGGGGGCACTGATCCAGGTCAACCTGACCGCCGATACCAATCTGCAGACCGTCGAAGAATTCCGTCATCTGGTCATACACCAGCAAGACGATGCCATCGTGCGTCTGGCCGATATCGCCGATGTGGTGCTGGGGGCCGAGGATTACGACACGGAAGTGCGGTTCTCGGGGCAAACCGCCGTTTTTATGGGGATCTGGGCCCTGCCCAACGCCAACTCTCTCGACGTCATCCGTCGCATACGCGTCGAAATGGAAAGCATCCGCAAGGATCTGCCGACGGGACTGGAGGGACGGCTCGCTTACGACGCCACCGATTACATCAACAACGCCATCCACGAAGTCATTGAAACCCTTGGCGATACCCTGATCATCGTTATCCTCGTAATTTTCCTGTTCCTGGGATCCATGAGGTCGGTGCTGGTACCGGTCGTCGCCATCCCCCTGTCGCTGATCGGCGCGGTCTTTTTGATGCAAAGCTTCGGCTTTACCGTCAACCTCCTCACCCTGCTCGCCATCGTTCTGTCGGTGGGGCTGGTGGTGGACGATGCCATCGTCGTGGTCGAAAACGTCGAACGGCACCTGCGGGAGGGGCAATCGCCGATGCAGGCGGCGATCCTCGGCGCCAGGGAACTGGTCGGACCGATCATCGCCATGACCATTACCCTGGCGGCGGTCTATGCCCCCATCGGCCTGCAGGGCGGATTGACCGGCGCCCTGTTCCGCGAATTCGCCTTTACCCTGGCCGGAGCTGTCACCATCTCCGGTGTCGTGGCCCTGACCCTGTCGCCGATGATGTCCGCCCAGCTGCTGCGCCCCGACATCGAGGAACACGGCCTCGCGGCCCGCATCGCCCGCACCTTCGAGCGCCTGCGTAACGGCTACGCCCGCCTCCTCGACGCCACCCTGGCCATGCGTCCGGCGGTCTATACGGTGTGGATCGTGGTGGGGCTGTTGAGCATCCCCATGTACATGATGTCGCCGGTGGAGTTGGCGCCGACCGAAGATCAGGGGGTCATTTTCGGCATCCTCGACGCGCCCGCCAACGCCACCCTCGACCAGACCAGCCGCTATGCGGCGGCGGCCAACGACGTCTTTTTCAGTGCGCCGGAGACCGAATTCACCTTCCAGATCACCAACCCCTCCGCCGGCTTCGGCGGCATGGTGACCAAACCGTGGCAGCAACGGCAGCGCACGGTGTTTCAGATCCTTCCGGAAATCCACCAAAAACTGCAAGATATCCCCGGCATCCGCATGTTCCCCGTCACGCCGCCGGCCCTGCCCGGAGGCGGGCAGTTCCCTGTGGAGTTCGTCATCGCCTCCACCGCCGACACCGAGCGGATCCTCGAGTTCACCCAACAGTTGCAACTCAAGGCGATACAGAGCGGCATGTTTGCCTTTCCGCCCCTCATCGACGTCAAGATCGACAAACCGGAAACCGAATTCATCATCGATCGCGACAAGGTGGCGATGCTCGGCCTCGACCTGTCCCAGGTGGGCGCCGATCTCGGCGCCATGGTCGGCGGCAATTTCGTCAACCGCTTCGATATCTCGGGACGCAGCTACAAGGTCATCCCGCAAATCGAGCGCAGCGGACGCCTTACTCCCGAGCAATTGCAGAATATCTACGTAACAGGTCCCGACGGCCAGCTGGTCCCCTTAAGCACCGTTGCGAGCCTGCGCGACAGCACGGTACCCCGCTCCCTGAACCGGTTTCAGCAACTCAACGCGGTCAAACTCAGCGGCGTCTCCGTACGCCCCCTGGACGAAGCGCTGACCTTCCTCGAAACCGAGGCGGCCAAAATCCTGCCGGACGGCTACTCGATCGATTACACAGGCGAATCGCGCCAGCTTCGAACCGAAGGCAACCGGTTTCTACCCGCATTCAGCCTGGCAGTCATCCTCATCTTCCTGGTGCTCGCGGCCCAGTTCAACAGCTTCCGCGACCCCTTCGTCATCCTGTTCGGATCGGTGCCGCTGGCCATGTTCGGCGCCATGATCTTCACCTTTTTGAAAATGCCCGATCCGAACGTCCCTTTCTGGACCAACGGCTGGACCACCACTCTCAACATCTACTCCCAGGTCGGGCTGGTTACCCTGGTCGGCCTGGTAGCCAAAAACGGCATCCTCATCGTCGAATTCGCCAATCAGCTGCAACTGCAGGGACACAGCAAACTCGAAGCGGTACGTGGAGCCTCTCTTACCCGTCTGCGGCCGATCCTGATGACGTCCGTTGCCACCATCGCCGGCCATTTCCCCCTGACCCTGGTCACCGGCGCCGGCGCCGCCGCCCGTAACTCCATCGGCCTGGTACTGGTGGGAGGCATGTTCGTCGGCACGATTTTCACCCTGTTCATCGTTCCGTCCATTTACATGCTGGTAGCCCGCGACCATGCCAGGGATATCAAGCGCCGCGAAGCGATGGCGAAAGTATAA
- a CDS encoding HAD family hydrolase translates to MLHLNADHVYYCSKLLLCFQLDQENPGPPPFSNRPLSAAAPGPVHKKGKIRMVKGLIFDCDGVLFDSLQANVAFYSAALEQLGMPPIAHDDREKIYLCHTVTTPELFEAILGPERLDEALRVSRSIDYTRFIPLMVPEPGILDALARLSSCMPLAVATNRGGSMRDITRHFELDRYFKTILTCKDVERGKPHPDMLLLASRQLGVAPEELLFVGDMDVDREAARRANIRFVGYRGNFADAINIDSHEQLFDLVEQL, encoded by the coding sequence ATGTTGCATTTGAACGCCGATCATGTTTATTATTGTTCAAAGCTGTTGCTTTGCTTTCAACTCGATCAGGAAAATCCCGGGCCGCCACCCTTTTCAAACCGTCCGCTATCCGCTGCGGCCCCGGGACCTGTGCATAAAAAAGGAAAAATACGCATGGTCAAGGGACTTATCTTCGATTGCGATGGCGTGCTGTTCGACAGCCTGCAGGCCAATGTGGCGTTTTACAGCGCCGCACTGGAGCAACTGGGCATGCCGCCCATCGCCCATGACGACCGGGAAAAAATCTATCTCTGCCACACGGTCACCACGCCGGAGTTGTTCGAAGCGATCCTCGGGCCGGAGCGGCTCGATGAGGCGCTGCGCGTTTCACGCAGCATCGACTACACCCGGTTCATTCCCCTGATGGTTCCCGAACCGGGCATCCTCGACGCCCTCGCGCGGCTGTCGTCATGCATGCCGCTGGCAGTCGCCACCAACCGCGGCGGCAGCATGCGCGACATCACCCGCCATTTCGAACTCGACCGCTATTTCAAGACCATCCTCACCTGCAAGGATGTGGAGCGCGGCAAACCCCACCCCGACATGCTGCTGTTGGCCTCCAGACAACTGGGCGTCGCCCCGGAGGAATTGCTGTTCGTGGGGGATATGGATGTGGACCGCGAAGCGGCGCGGCGCGCCAATATCCGTTTCGTCGGTTACCGCGGCAATTTTGCCGACGCCATCAATATCGACAGCCATGAGCAACTGTTCGATCTGGTAGAACAGCTGTAA
- a CDS encoding 4Fe-4S dicluster domain-containing protein codes for MSFYRGQTMFARIKIDGDRCKGCGLCTISCPRHLLYLKTTDSNSNHPVADIKDNGHCWGCAYCACICPDLAITVLSLVRNEITGRLSKVFPRYCKIVETLCCEL; via the coding sequence ATGTCATTTTATCGAGGACAAACTATGTTTGCTCGCATTAAAATAGATGGAGACCGTTGCAAAGGGTGCGGTCTTTGTACAATTTCCTGCCCGAGGCATCTTCTTTATTTAAAAACTACAGATAGCAATAGTAATCATCCCGTTGCCGATATTAAAGATAATGGCCATTGTTGGGGGTGTGCATATTGCGCATGCATATGTCCCGATCTTGCAATCACAGTTCTAAGTCTTGTCCGAAATGAAATAACGGGCAGATTAAGTAAAGTGTTTCCCCGTTATTGTAAAATTGTCGAGACACTCTGTTGTGAACTTTAA